One region of Populus trichocarpa isolate Nisqually-1 chromosome 4, P.trichocarpa_v4.1, whole genome shotgun sequence genomic DNA includes:
- the LOC18097350 gene encoding aspartic proteinase A1 isoform X1, with amino-acid sequence MAKTLKNLHIQQPRLKVTLPKIPSSFAWSIVGLYKLTGVNMGVNLKAIVGFVFLSFLLFAVVSSASNDGLLRIGLKKVKLDKNNRIAARLDSKETLRASIRKYNLCGNLGESEDTDIVALKNYLDSQYYGEIGVGSPPQKFTVIFDTGSSNLWVPSSKCYLSVACYFHSKYDSGKSSTYKKNGKSAEIRYGSGSISGFFSNDAVEVGGLVVKDQEFIEATKEPNITFLVAKFDGILGLGFKEISVGDAVPVWDNMIKHGLIKEPVFSFWLNRNAEDEEGGEIVFGGMDPNHYKGKHTFVPVTRKGYWQFNMGDVHIGDKPTGYCASGCAAIADSGTSLLAGPTTIITMINQAIGASGVVSQQCKAVVSQYGEAIMDLLLSQAQPKRICSQIGLCTFDGTRGISIGIQSVVDEGNDKSSGVLGDAMCPACEMAVVWMRSQLKQNQTQDRILDYVNQLCERMPNPMGESAVDCESVPSMPTVAFTIGGKEFELAPEEYILKVGQGSAAQCISGFTALDIPPPRGPLWILGDIFMGRYHTVFDSGKLRVGFAEAA; translated from the exons ATGGCTAAAACCTTAAAGAATCTACACATTCAACAGCCTAGATTAAAAGTTACCCTTCCAAAGATACCAAGTAGCTTTGCTTGGTCTATTGTGGGTCTTTACAAGTTGACAG GTGTAAACATGGGAGTGAACTTGAAAGCAATTGTGGGGTTTgtgtttctttcatttctgttGTTTGCTGTTGTATCATCTGCGTCGAATGATGGTTTGCTTAGAATAGGATTAAAAAAGGTGAAACTTGATAAGAACAACCGAATTGCTGCGCGGCTTGATTCCAAAGAGACCTTGAGAGCTTCTATTAGGAAGTATAATCTTTGCGGTAATCTTGGAGAATCCGAGGATACTGATATTGTTGCATTGAAGAATTATCTGGATTCTCAGTACTATGGTGAGATTGGTGTTGGCTCTCCTCCTCAGAAGTTCACTGTGATCTTTGACACTGGTAGCTCCAATTTGTGGGTGCCATCATCTAAGTGCTATTTATCG GTTGCTTGTTACTTCCATTCCAAGTATGACTCTGGAAAATCAAGTACCTACAAGAAGAATG gaaaaagtGCTGAAATTCGCTATGGCAGTGGATCTATTTCTGGTTTCTTCAGTAATGATGCTGTCGAAGTTGGTGGCCTGGTTGTGAAAGATCAG gaATTTATTGAGGCAACTAAGGAGCCTAATATCACATTTTTGGTGGCCAAGTTTGATGGTATATTGGGACTTGGGTTCAAAGAAATTTCAGTGGGAGATGCTGTGCCTGTCTG GGACAACATGATTAAACATGGTCTTATCAAGGAACCAGTATTTTCTTTCTGGCTTAACCGCAATGCAGAGGATGAAGAAGGGGGCGAAATTGTATTTGGTGGGATGGACCCAAATCATTACAAGGGCAAGCACACTTTTGTTCCTGTGACACGGAAAGGCTATTGGCAG TTCAACATGGGTGATGTCCATATTGGTGATAAACCAACTG GGTATTGTGCCAGCGGTTGTGCAGCAATTGCAGATTCTGGAACTTCCTTGTTGGCAGGTCCAACG ACTATAATTACCATGATAAATCAAGCCATTGGAGCCTCTGGAGTTGTTAGCCAGCAATGCAAGGCTGTTGTTTCACAATATGGGGAAGCCATAATGGACTTGCTACTCTCTCAG GCACAGCCAAAGAGGATTTGCTCTCAAATTGGACTTTGCACGTTTGATGGAACCCGTGGCATAAG CATTGGCATTCAGAGCGTGGTGGATGAGGGCAATGACAAGTCATCTGGTGTTCTTGGTGATGCTATGTGCCCTGCTTGTGAAATGGCAGTTGTCTGGATGCGAAGCCAGCTGAAGCAGAACCAGACACAAGATCGTATATTGGACTATGTGAATCAG CTTTGTGAACGTATGCCAAACCCAATGGGAGAATCAGCTGTTGACTGTGAAAGTGTTCCTTCCATGCCCACGGTTGCCTTCACAATTGGAGGCAAAGAGTTTGAGCTCGCTCCAGAGGAG TACATTCTCAAGGTTGGCCAGGGTTCAGCTGCCCAGTGCATCAGTGGCTTTACTGCTTTGGATATACCTCCTCCTCGTGGACCTCTCTG GATACTGGGAGATATTTTCATGGGTCGTTACCACACTGTCTTTGATTCTGGAAAGCTAAGAGTTGGATTTGCAGAGGCAGCTTAA
- the LOC18097352 gene encoding uncharacterized protein LOC18097352 — MIQLLFAVIFSEMAMILLFVFKSPLRKFLIMSLDRLKRGRGPVMVKTVAGTVFLVLISSVYSMVKIQKRGIDVGGVVNPTDQVLMAKHLLEATLMGSILFLSLMIDRLHHYIRELRMRRKSMEAVKKQNRSFEDGKVEETKALETEVSTLQEKLKQLQSELEVKSKEVNTSEANAAALSKQSEGFLLEYDRLLEENQNLRSQLQSMDLGLSRSTSKKNT, encoded by the exons ATGATTCAGCTTTTGTTTGCGGTGATATTTTCAGAGATGgcaatgatattattatttgttttcaagtcCCCATTAAGGAAGTTTCTGATAATGAGCTTGGATCGACTCAAAAGAGGGCGTGGACCAGTCATGGTTAAGACAGTTGCAGGGAcagtgtttttggttttaatcTCAAGTGTTTATAGTATGGTGAAGATCCAGAAACGTGGGATCGATGTTGGTGGTGTTGTTAATCCTACAGACCAGGTTCTTATGGCTAAACATCTTCTTGAGGCTACTCTTATGG GTTCcatccttttcctttcactAATGATAGACCGCCTGCACCATTACATCAGAGAGCTTCGTATGCGGAGGAAGAGCATGGAGGCTGTAAAGAAACAAAATCGAAGTTTTGAGGATGGGAAGGTTGAGGAGACCAAAGCTTTAGAAACAGAGGTGTCCACACTGCAAGAAAAACTTAAACAGCTGCAATCTGAGCTGGAAGTCAAGTCAAAGGAGGTAAATACATCAGAAGCCAATGCAGCTGCTCTAAGTAAGCAATCTGAAGGGTTCCTTCTTGAGTATGATCGCTTGCTTGAAGAAAACCAGAACCTACGGAGCCAGTTGCAATCTATGGACTTGGGACTTTCACGATCAACCAGCAAGAAGAATACTTGA
- the LOC7458530 gene encoding mitogen-activated protein kinase kinase kinase 18, with the protein MDWTRGQTIGRGSSATVSMARANQSGKVFAVKSAELSKSESLQKEQIVLSTLRCPQIVAYKGCDITNENGKVLYNLFLEYASGGTLIDAIREGGGCLDEDMIRLYARTILLGLEYLHCNGIVHCDIKGHNILVTSDGAKIADLGCAKRVDEVSEADWGTTTTIAGTPLYMAPEVARAEHQGFPADIWAVGCTIVEMATGQAPWVNVSDPVSALYQIGFSGNAPEIPSFMSKQARDFLSKCLKRDPMERWSASELLKHDFIIEEPNLILKENNSSKADTPTCVLDQVLWDSMEKLETTWDSTHNTSLVSPNERIKQLTEGNGKAHSWSTWGDAWVTIRSNKSSKEQEMVSCSEDYNMAYANGSIENSGAEIASLSMEYNFVVLNEPTSISGNNTCNNTSSGGSCRDDGRHKILLMPCEGRKDALCKQFEFCEGNKVLFSTSQCLACLSSYTVAMAVSNYISGHN; encoded by the coding sequence ATGGACTGGACTAGAGGCCAAACCATTGGCCGTGGCTCATCAGCCACCGTCTCGATGGCCAGGGCCAACCAATCCGGTAAAGTCTTTGCGGTGAAGTCAGCTGAGCTATCAAAATCGGAGTCTCTTCAAAAGGAGCAAATTGTTCTTTCAACATTAAGGTGTCCGCAAATTGTAGCATATAAGGGGTGCGACATTACTAATGAAAATGGTAAGGTCTTGTACAATCTTTTCTTGGAGTATGCATCCGGTGGCACGCTTATCGATGCAATTCGGGAGGGTGGAGGTTGTCTTGACGAGGACATGATCCGATTGTATGCTCGGACAATTTTGCTCGGCCTCGAGTATCTTCATTGTAATGGCATAGTGCATTGTGACATCAAGGGTCacaatattttggtcactagtgATGGGGCAAAAATTGCTGACTTGGGTTGTGCTAAGCGGGTTGATGAGGTGTCAGAAGCAGATTGGGGCACGACAACAACAATTGCAGGCACACCACTTTACATGGCACCTGAAGTGGCGCGTGCTGAGCACCAAGGGTTCCCTGCTGATATATGGGCTGTTGGGTGTACCATTGTCGAGATGGCCACCGGACAGGCTCCATGGGTGAATGTCTCAGACCCAGTTTCAGCTCTTTACCAGATTGGGTTTTCGGGCAACGCGCCAGAGATTCCAAGCTTCATGTCTAAGCAAGCAAGAGACTTTTTGAGCAAGTGCTTGAAGAGGGACCCAATGGAAAGGTGGTCAGCCAGTGAATTActtaaacatgattttattattgaagagccaaatcttattttaaaggaaaacaaTAGCTCAAAAGCGGACACTCCAACATGTGTTCTGGATCAAGTCTTGTGGGACTCAATGGAGAAGTTAGAGACAACTTGGGATTCGACCCATAATACTTCTCTGGTCTCTCCAAACGAAAGAATCAAGCAATTGACTGAAGGCAATGGAAAAGCACACAGCTGGTCGACATGGGGTGATGCTTGGGTCACAATAAGAAGCAACAAAAGTAGCAAGGAACAAGAAATGGTTTCTTGCAGTGAGGATTATAACATGGCATATGCCAATGGATCCATTGAAAATAGTGGGGCGGAGATAGCTTCGCTTAGCATGGAATATAACTTTGTCGTTCTTAACGAGCCCACAAGTATTAGTGGGAATAATACATGTAATAACACTAGCAGTGGTGGTAGCTGTCGTGATGACGGAAGGcataaaatattgttgatgccTTGTGAAGGTAGAAAAGATGCTTTATGTAAGCAATTCGAATTTTGTGAAGGAAATAAAGTTCTGTTTTCCACATCGCAATGCTTAGCTTGCTTATCTTCATATACTGTAGCCATGGCTGTTTCAAATTACATATCTGGTCATAATTAG
- the LOC18097350 gene encoding aspartic proteinase isoform X2 — protein MGVNLKAIVGFVFLSFLLFAVVSSASNDGLLRIGLKKVKLDKNNRIAARLDSKETLRASIRKYNLCGNLGESEDTDIVALKNYLDSQYYGEIGVGSPPQKFTVIFDTGSSNLWVPSSKCYLSVACYFHSKYDSGKSSTYKKNGKSAEIRYGSGSISGFFSNDAVEVGGLVVKDQEFIEATKEPNITFLVAKFDGILGLGFKEISVGDAVPVWDNMIKHGLIKEPVFSFWLNRNAEDEEGGEIVFGGMDPNHYKGKHTFVPVTRKGYWQFNMGDVHIGDKPTGYCASGCAAIADSGTSLLAGPTTIITMINQAIGASGVVSQQCKAVVSQYGEAIMDLLLSQAQPKRICSQIGLCTFDGTRGISIGIQSVVDEGNDKSSGVLGDAMCPACEMAVVWMRSQLKQNQTQDRILDYVNQLCERMPNPMGESAVDCESVPSMPTVAFTIGGKEFELAPEEYILKVGQGSAAQCISGFTALDIPPPRGPLWILGDIFMGRYHTVFDSGKLRVGFAEAA, from the exons ATGGGAGTGAACTTGAAAGCAATTGTGGGGTTTgtgtttctttcatttctgttGTTTGCTGTTGTATCATCTGCGTCGAATGATGGTTTGCTTAGAATAGGATTAAAAAAGGTGAAACTTGATAAGAACAACCGAATTGCTGCGCGGCTTGATTCCAAAGAGACCTTGAGAGCTTCTATTAGGAAGTATAATCTTTGCGGTAATCTTGGAGAATCCGAGGATACTGATATTGTTGCATTGAAGAATTATCTGGATTCTCAGTACTATGGTGAGATTGGTGTTGGCTCTCCTCCTCAGAAGTTCACTGTGATCTTTGACACTGGTAGCTCCAATTTGTGGGTGCCATCATCTAAGTGCTATTTATCG GTTGCTTGTTACTTCCATTCCAAGTATGACTCTGGAAAATCAAGTACCTACAAGAAGAATG gaaaaagtGCTGAAATTCGCTATGGCAGTGGATCTATTTCTGGTTTCTTCAGTAATGATGCTGTCGAAGTTGGTGGCCTGGTTGTGAAAGATCAG gaATTTATTGAGGCAACTAAGGAGCCTAATATCACATTTTTGGTGGCCAAGTTTGATGGTATATTGGGACTTGGGTTCAAAGAAATTTCAGTGGGAGATGCTGTGCCTGTCTG GGACAACATGATTAAACATGGTCTTATCAAGGAACCAGTATTTTCTTTCTGGCTTAACCGCAATGCAGAGGATGAAGAAGGGGGCGAAATTGTATTTGGTGGGATGGACCCAAATCATTACAAGGGCAAGCACACTTTTGTTCCTGTGACACGGAAAGGCTATTGGCAG TTCAACATGGGTGATGTCCATATTGGTGATAAACCAACTG GGTATTGTGCCAGCGGTTGTGCAGCAATTGCAGATTCTGGAACTTCCTTGTTGGCAGGTCCAACG ACTATAATTACCATGATAAATCAAGCCATTGGAGCCTCTGGAGTTGTTAGCCAGCAATGCAAGGCTGTTGTTTCACAATATGGGGAAGCCATAATGGACTTGCTACTCTCTCAG GCACAGCCAAAGAGGATTTGCTCTCAAATTGGACTTTGCACGTTTGATGGAACCCGTGGCATAAG CATTGGCATTCAGAGCGTGGTGGATGAGGGCAATGACAAGTCATCTGGTGTTCTTGGTGATGCTATGTGCCCTGCTTGTGAAATGGCAGTTGTCTGGATGCGAAGCCAGCTGAAGCAGAACCAGACACAAGATCGTATATTGGACTATGTGAATCAG CTTTGTGAACGTATGCCAAACCCAATGGGAGAATCAGCTGTTGACTGTGAAAGTGTTCCTTCCATGCCCACGGTTGCCTTCACAATTGGAGGCAAAGAGTTTGAGCTCGCTCCAGAGGAG TACATTCTCAAGGTTGGCCAGGGTTCAGCTGCCCAGTGCATCAGTGGCTTTACTGCTTTGGATATACCTCCTCCTCGTGGACCTCTCTG GATACTGGGAGATATTTTCATGGGTCGTTACCACACTGTCTTTGATTCTGGAAAGCTAAGAGTTGGATTTGCAGAGGCAGCTTAA